The region aaataaataaaatataataataataataataataatataagaaataattactaaaattgggttgttacaactctcccccacttaaaagattttcggcctcgaaaatttacctcaaccgaacaactccggatacgattccttcatcttatcctcgagttcccaagtaatattgccattggcggctccgtcccatatcactttcaccaaagcaatctccttaccacgaagcttcttcacttctcgatcttcaattcgcataggtgatgtatcaaccgtcaaattatcccgcacttgaacatcatctaatggaacaacatgcgatggatccgcaatgtacctccttaattgagacacatggaacacatcatgaagattagaaagtgatggtggtaatgcaatccgacATGCCACTTCAtctaccctctcggaaatctgagaaggaccaatgaaacgcgacgtcaacttacgcgacttcaaagctctaccaacacccgttattggcgtaactcgaagaaacacatgctcatctttctcaaactcaagatCTTTCCTCCccttatcatgataactcttttgacgactctgagaagcctttatcttctcttgaatcatcttaatcttatccgtagtctcttgaatcaactcgggtccaaccacagcactctctcccgattcgtaccaacacaaaggagttctacaccttctaccatagagagcctcaaaaggtgccattccaatactcgaatggaaattgttgttatacgtaaactcgatcagaggcaagaaactatcccaatttcctccttgttccaaaacacatgacctcaaaagatcttcaagtgactgaatagtcctctccatttgaccatcagtttgcggatgatatgccgaactcaaacgcaacttcgtacccaaagcactttgcaaaccttcccaaaatctcgaagtgaacctcagatgtctatccgaaacaatgctcgacagaataccatgcaaacacacaatcctttcgatgtataacttagcaagtctctccatcgaatagtccatcctcatcggaataaaatgagcacacttcgtcaacctgtccacaacgacccaaatcgcctcacaatgactcgatgttctcggcaaacccgaaacaaaatccataaagatactatcccacttccactcgggaatagataacggttgcatcaaaccagacggcttttgatgttcaatctttaacttttgacaagtcaaacatgaatacacaaattccactacatccttcttcataccttgccaccaaaacatctttctcaagtcttgatacattttagaagcaccaggatgaatattcagaccacttctatgccctttctcaagaatcctctttctcaaatccgcaacatccggaacacaaactcgatcacgacacctcatgataccattctcatcaatccgaaagtcaccacctttgtcttggttaatcaatgtcataacatcaactaatttcaaatctgacttctgaccttctctaatctcgtcaagaatgccacacgtaagcttcaacataccaagcttaacgCATGAAGGCGTCGCTTCAgaaaccaaactcaaatctctaaattgctccaacaattcaaactctcgaatcatcaacatagacatgtgcaatgacttcctactcaatgcatcggctacaacattcgccttttcaggatgataattcaaaccaaaatcataatctttcaagaattccaaccatctcctttgcctcatattcaattctttctgatcgaacaagtacttcaaactcttgtgatcactaaacacatcaaacctcgatccaaacaaataatgtctccaaagcttcaacacaaacacaacggcggccaactctaaatcatgcgtcggataattcctctcatgaactttaagttgccttgaagcataagctaccacttgccctttttgcatcaaaacacctcccaaacccaacaaagaagcatcacaatacacaacgaaagtttctaacggatccggtaaaatcaaaataggagccgtagtcaatcttctcttaacctcttgaaaattcgcttcacactgcgaagtccaaatgaaagcttgacctttcctagtcaactgcgtcaatggtaacgacaacttagaaaatccttcaatgaacttcctacaataaccagccaaaccaaggaaacttctaatctcaacaacagacttaggagcttcccattgagacACGGCTTCAATCTTCGTAGaatccacagaaataccaccactcgaaatcacatgtccaagaaaacttacttcacttaaccaaaactcacatttagagagtttagcaaccaacttcctctctttcaacaccgataacatAACCTgcaaatgctcggcatgatcctcttcactcttagaataaatcaatatatcgtcgatgaacacaacaacaaacttatccagataatcatgaaaaattctattcatatactccataaatacaccaggtgcattagtcacaccaaaaggcatcacggagtactcgtagtgactgtaccttgtccgaaaagcagtcttttgaatatcctcagcctttacccgaatctgatgatacccagacctcaaatcaatcttgctaaacacacgagctccaaccagctgatccatcagatcgtcaatcctcggaagtggatacttgttcttaatcgtcactttattcagttgtctatagtcaacacataatctcatagaaccttctttcttcttgaccaacagaacaggcGCACCCCACGacgacacactaggacgaataaacttcttctcgagcaagtcttcaagttgattcttcaactctttcaactcagaagcagacattctatagggagtcatcgatacaggactagttccaggaatTAAATCgatcgaaaactcaacctcacgttccgacggtaaatcacttatatcttccggaaatacctccgcaaattcacaaactattggcaattcttcaatcgtcctcttctcacgaatatccaaagttgttaacaacataaacaactcggcaccaccttgcaccgattcatccacttgcttagcagacacaaaccaatcttccttcgcaccaacctcaggaaaaataattgtcttctcgaaacagttgatatacacccgattaaattctaaccaattcatacccaaaatcacatcgagttgctctaaaggaagacaaactaaatcaattccaaaatccctaccaaagatactcaacggacaattcagacacacataggaagtagaaacagaacccatagcaggtgtatcaataaccatacttctacgcatatcagataatataagattcaatcgcttagcacaatccaaagaaatgaaagaatgtgttgcaccggtatcaataatggcagtcaaaggtgtaccattaataaagcacgtaccttggattagcctatcatcggtagtggcctccgcaccagacaatgcaaacacctttcccttcgcttgctccttctttggattatcacatttggtactaatgtgacctttctcaccacaattgtaacaagtcacactcgaaccaactccacactggtttgctctgtgaccactcttgccacacttgaaacacgtcacagaatccttactacaatcaacagcacgatgaccttcaacgccacatttgaaacacttaagtggagtagaagatcctcccccacttggcttcttgccaaaaccagattgtctcctcttgtcatcatacggtttccTACGATCCTGGTTTTTccccttcaaactcttgtagaaagAAGCATTTTCCCTAttatcctcatcataaatccgactcttgttaaccaactccgaaaaacgagtaatctgttggtaaccaatggccttcttgatatcatgtctcaagccattcacaaacttcaagcattcagatctctcagcattagcagtattgtaatgaggacaatacttgataagcttctgaaatctagcagcatattccgcaacggtaccatttccttgcttcaattcaaggaattccacctctttcttcccacgacaatcttctggaaagtagttctccaagaagacatcaCGGAAAAGAGCCCAAGTAACCTCAAAGTTGTCTCCTtcaaacctctgaagagtgttactccaccaatcttcagcttccttctcaagcatatgagtactaaactgcactttctgagcatcagtacagttcatgactctgaagatcttctcaattgccttcagccaagcttgagctttatcaggttcatgctcaccctcaaagacaggaggattgttccgctggaatctccccaaagcacggaactcatcatcatctccatttcggttaccagcattcgcttgagggatctgaccaatggagtcagccaacatcctcagcgcctcagcaatggcatcaTCATTCATGCCTGCAACCATCGTCCTGAACAGCCCGAACAACCAGACAAACAGTATTGATCATGTCcgatacacaaatcaaatacaacgggatggaaaaccctaacgactattgaccaactggtcgaccaggctctgataccactaatgtaacacctctttttctatcccaaaatacttaacatataatcagagtaaataagaacgcatataaacaaaatggcgtcacatcgacgttttcaaaaactaaaagctttcaaaaaccaaacatcattcatcatcaatatacaacCCACCTGGTCATTTAAgataacacatttcacttatcatgaatattcaagaacatgcgttcgcagcggaaaataatgaatactcatgtatttcataaaatgatccatgtcccataccatgatcatctcttaataatctcctcaagataactaaaaccatatccagaatatttggcactatggcctctcaaaccgcaattttcaaataaacatgtttgcaagtaataacataatacgtatccaaatcagatatgagttcaatactaccaatttaccccgtgttacatgaccagagaATTGACTTACTACTTAGTCTCTAAGCTAaaacacggaaactctccggctaaatctcgagggagttaccgtccacttacttccgcaatactactctggagtatctgcacgatgtcatgtaaagcaacattcaaacagaagggtgagaattctaatcattatgaagaagtataataaagcacaatgattaaatcaacaatgaacggaattcatcacatcttgtataaccatgtcaataatattaaccaacatttatttcacatgtttcaagcacacataaaaactcAGGGAGTATAATATTAcaatccaatactatattcccaattatacacataactacaattatcacataatcacatattttgccaaattatatatccaaacatcaccaaattcaattactatatctcatacacacctcacaatcacatcaatgcaaacattcaattatcacataactctaatgtgactcaatgcaagaaatgttactctatgcatgtggtaccgcaatgtgaacccaacgtttcaccgttttccgattcaatatctagaatccaagccacgcttccgatccggacaagatcaaagtcactacgtctatttccaat is a window of Lathyrus oleraceus cultivar Zhongwan6 chromosome 6, CAAS_Psat_ZW6_1.0, whole genome shotgun sequence DNA encoding:
- the LOC127095973 gene encoding uncharacterized protein LOC127095973, with amino-acid sequence MPPRTIPARAKGKGKGKEPVGTSQQLPDIPTNALDLLHPAIATEFEDSFKTRLVMKPHIFDKHDDIHLHLNDVVELLHAQRLGSFLSTKDEYHEDFICAFYAGLQYGRGYMFKCSIGVRTYTFEAADWETCFKCGVEGHRAVDCSKDSVTCFKCGKSGHRANQCGVGSSVTCYNCGEKGHISTKCDNPKKEQAKGKVFALSGAEATTDDRLIQGTCFINGTPLTAIIDTGATHSFISLDCAKRLNLILSDMRRSMVIDTPAMGSVSTSYVCLNCPLSIFGRDFGIDLVCLPLEQLDVILGMNWLEFNRVYINCFEKTIIFPEVGAKEDWFVSAKQVDESVQGGAELFMLLTTLDIREKRTIEELPIVCEFAEVFPEDISDLPSEREVEFSIDLIPGTSPVSMTPYRMSASELKELKNQLEDLLEKKFIRPSVSSWEHLQLFRRGVWPIINNVVAKNLSASSNAPVRLLAIYCSARGCQLSPLDENYAYLDNLFGPILEEILGNLARYARRASTALALGSLGHWGAFWFG